In Phycodurus eques isolate BA_2022a chromosome 23, UOR_Pequ_1.1, whole genome shotgun sequence, a genomic segment contains:
- the LOC133398019 gene encoding LOW QUALITY PROTEIN: protein fantom-like (The sequence of the model RefSeq protein was modified relative to this genomic sequence to represent the inferred CDS: deleted 1 base in 1 codon) gives MSPMVDETAGDLPVRDVGLMRGGLMPAHPDAICNVKPWKKHHIMISKDPQRLFRLPRDQLEDLCLHMQEENVVLRKHTQAQEQKMRRMSTRLMRLHQARPGSGGAKEKEMEDALQELETRLATLESQKVVLHNKLSLAKQHILDLGGRTPCRFSKGKSAEVDGGVRRATHTAPPRDCPTMEDTRGDMEKFSVSEQTRVMELELTTRTLRDTLREKEKEMEGTVSEMKRQQAERHKINIRENVDVICLQKQLSEKSVTLRVTQEKIADLQKFYENQLEESQRSLRESQTLLLEKAEELSEQLKQERDRALTLEAQLTTANLSLQNLDKLQERIKDLEGEKERIKENYDDLLESTLSTYNSHDGNMDKHREVIVHREEPEDSICRVDIQLLTEMLQTEKEQRSRLQSETEKLRHEKEILEEQHKEHLEEEVLQYKEQMSGLQNRLDSVTKVFDMSAEELSETLLQIKAFRMQQESREGLRFLEPEGTREDLQLTNIQASHAETVLELQKTRSLLLLEHRISKDLQGELETMKKRLEREEKEVRMATAEKDNVLSKRARQINTLQAQLKAFAYSTKNHKGTMPVQYTWPAGDQEVVQPFEDDILCAPLRLGESLLELHIKAATFTPGSLRNMGNLYGDQAEDMVTFCTYSLLDFEVHSTPLVGGSQPKYGFTSRYALTARDLGRLRVQGSRVRVELHQAMGGVRFVTHGSGHLSLIGAMERKGERMNGYVNITGSEGEIVGVVDFWACLFPPAEPSEGVAMRDSDGNTATQTIPTHITLGWREGSHAELYDYGGGIPNELLLLLEHCEGLRGQWPGILPDAYLTYRLYDLQPHVSKTVRGAADPIFHDTASYPLAVTADVLHYLRSSSLWVYVFDDSDDQIPPAYLAKTPIPLRALATGKEITGDYVLRDPAGGPRGTVSVLIKWKYPFQSPAYAIGSSERRREETQGSQRPIAKPRVKQLGPGETRTRQKKTNACPAPDSIKPDRTKRSDRRSLGLHDKGPPISLTASSDLPPMSKSQETSFTESRFRKSSASETGTRNIPSVDVVSVDEVEELEEETKDDVSESATEERSESSNTSTSDHLIIPPRQKTRQGHKLRVEILSLTFEPSSHVALDNSVQRVYVEYRLLGVPVETTETPVSLRKPTAGEEIHYNFTRVIYVDGSLSVPLRQYLYTMLEGTDPNKGRLKFTVVSEPMDDDEECADVGYAFLDLQELLLTGNDVIERQIDIVRVDEEQEVIGFLKVSLKAAKALSCIYKELHRPEDAEDDGEHEEKQEEKVEQMETNHIKVIENHDSDF, from the exons ATGTCGCCCATGGTGGATGAGACTGCGGGGGATCTCCCAGTAAGAGACGTGGGTCTGATGAGGGGAGGCCTCATGCCTGCTCACCCAG ATGCCATATGCAATGTGAAGCCATGGAAGAAGCATCACATCATGATTTCAAAAG ATCCTCAGAGGCTATTTCGCCTCCCCAGGGACCAACTGGAGGATCTTTGCCTCCACATGCAAGAAGAGAACGTTGTGCTGAGaaagcacacacaagcacaggagCAAAAGATGCGCAG GATGTCTACCAGACTGATGCGGCTCCATCAGGCGCGCCCGGGGTCCGGCGGTGCCAAGGAGAAGGAAATGGAGGATGCCCTGCAGGAACTGGAAACCCGCTTGGCCACGCTGGAGAGCCAGAAAGTTGTTTTGCACAACAAACTCAGCCTTGCCAAGCAGCACATTCTCGACCTGGGTGGTCGCACTCCGTGCAGGTTCAGCAAAG GTAAAAGCGCAGAAGTGGACGGGGGAGTCAGGAGGGCGACCCACACAGCCCCGCCTCGCGACTGTCCTACAATGGAGGACACCAGAGGAGACATGGAAAAATT CAGTGTGAGCGAGCAGACGAGGGTGATGGAGCTAGAGCTGACCACCCGGACCCTCCGGGACACTCTCcgagaaaaagagaaagagatGGAGGGAACCGTGAGCGAGATGAAGAGGCAACAGGCGGAGAGGCACAA GATAAACATCCGAGAGAACGTGGATGTGATCTGTCTCCAAAAGCAGCTTTCTGAGAAGAGCGTCACCTTGAGGGTCACGCAGGAGAAGATTGCTGATCTGCAAAAG TTCTATGAGAACCAGCTAGAGGAG AGTCAGAGGTCCCTGAGGGAAAGTCAGACTCTTCTTCTGGAGAAAGCGGAAGAGCTGAGCGAGCAGCTGAAGCAGGAGAGGGACAGAGCACTGACACTCGAAGCTCAA CTCACAACTGCCAACCTGTCTCTTCAAAACCTGGACAAG CTACAAGAGCGTATAAAAGACCTGGAGGGAGAGAAGGAAAGGATAAAAGAAAACTACGACGACCTACTTGAGAG TACTTTATCTACTTACAACAGCCATGACGGCAACATGGACAAACACAGGGAGGTCATTGTGCATCGGGAGGAGCCGGAGGACAGCATCTGCAGGGTGGACATTCAGCTCCTGACGGAAATGCTGCAAACCGAGAAGGAGCAGAGAAGCAGACTGCAATCAGAGACTGAGAAGCTCAGACATGAGAAGGAGATACTGGAGGAGCAACATAAGG AACATCTGGAAGAGGAGGTTCTCCAGTACAAAGAACAAATGTCTGGCCTACAAAACAGACTGGACTCTGTCACCAAG GTGTTTGACATGAGTGCTGAAGAGCTCAGTGAGACGCTTTTACAGATCAAG GCCTTCCGGATGCAGCAGGAGAGCAGGGAGGGTTTACGCTTCCTTGAGCCTGAGGGCACGAGGGAGGACCTCCAGCTGACTAACATCCAGGCATCACACGCCGAGACTGTGCTGGAGTTGCAGAAAACCAGGAGCCTCCTTTTGCTGGAGCACCGTATCAGTAAAGACCTTCAG GGGGAGTTGGAGACAATGAAGAAAAGGTTGGAGAGAGAGGAGAAGGAGGTGAGGATGGCAACGGCAGAGAAAGACAATGTTTTATCCAAAAGAGCTCGCCAGATCAACACTTTACAAG CCCAGTTGAAAGCCTTTGCATACAGTACCAAGAACCACAAAGGGACCATGCCAGTACAGTACACGTGGCCAGCAGGGGACCAGGAAGTAGTCCAGCCCTTTGAGGATGACATTTTGTGTGCTCCGCTGAGGCTTGGAGAGTCCCTCTTGGAACTCCACATCAAG GCTGCCACCTTTACCCCAGGCAGCCTTCGGAATATGGGCAACCTTTACGGAGACCAAGCTGAAGACATGGTGACCTTCTGCACCTACAGCCTTTTGGACTTTGAAGTTCACTCCACGCCTCTGGTTGGGGGAAGCCAACCCAAGTATGGCTTCACCTCCCGCTACGCTTTGACAGCCCGTGATCTGGGGAGGCTGCGAGTTCAGGGCTCAAGGGTCAGAGTGGAACTCCACCAGGCAATGGGAGGTGTCCGCTTTGTGACTCACGGAAGTGGCCACTTGTCCCTCATAGGTGCCATGGAGAGGAAAGGGGAGCGCATGAATGGTTATGTCAATATCACAG GCTCTGAGGGGGAAATAGTCGGTGTTGTGGATTTCTGGGCGTGCTTGTTCCCACCCGCAGAGCCCAGTGAGGGCGTGGCGATGAGAGACAGTGACGGGAACACAGCAACACAGACAATACCAACTCACATCACTCTGGGCTGGCGAGAAGGCAGCCACGCA GAGTTGTACGACTACGGCGGCGGGATCCCCAacgagctgctgctgctgctggagcaCTGCGAGGGCCTCCGTGGGCAATGGCCAGGGATACTTCCTGATGCATACCTGACCTACAGGCTCTACGACCTGCAGCCACACGTGTCCAAAACTGTCCGGGGCGCTGCAGACCCGATATTTCACGATACCGCCAGCTACCCACTTGCGGTCACAGCAGATGTGCTGCACTACCTGCG GTCAAGCAGTCTTTGGGTGTATGTGTTTGATGATAGCGATGACCAGATCCCACCAGCCTACCTAGCGAAAACACCCATCCCACTGAGAGCACTGGCTACAGGCAAGGAGATCAcgg GCGACTATGTGTTGCGCGATCCAGCCGGGGGTCCTCGGGGCACGGTCAGTGTGCTGATTAAATGGAAATACCCCTTTCAATCGCCAGCATATGCCATAGGAAGCAGTGAGAGGAGACGAGAAGAAACGCAAGGGTCGCAGAGGCCCATAGCCAAGCCCAGAGTAAAG CAACTTGGGCCAGGAGAAACCAGAACAAGACAGAAGAAGACAAatgcttgt CCTGCCCCCGACTCCATAAAACCAGACAGGACGAAGAGATCCGATAGGAGGTCACTTGGCCTACACGACAAGGGACCCCCTATTTCACTGACCGCGTCTTCTGATTTACCACCGATGTCAAA ATCTCAAGAAACCTCTTTCACGGAGTCACGGTTCAGAAAAAGCTCTGCTAGTGAGACTGGTACTCGG AATATTCCCTCTGTGGATGTTGTTTCAGTGGATGAAGTGGAGGAGTTGGAGGAAGAGACAAAAGATGATGTGAGCGAGAGTG CTACTGAAGAACGGTCAGAGTCTTCAAATACATCAACAAGCGACCACCTCATTATTCCGCCCAGACAAAAGACAAGACAG GGCCACAAACTGAGAGTCGAGATACTGTCTTTGACCTTTGAACCCTCCTCGCACGTGGCGTTGGACAACTCGGTGCAGCGCGTGTATGTGGAATATCGGCTGCTGGGCGTCCCCGTGGAGACCACGGAGACGCCCGTGTCCCTCCGCAAGCCCACTGCGGGGGAGGAGATTCACTACAACTTCACACGAG TCATCTATGTGGACGGTTCACTGTCAGTTCCACTCAGACAGTATCTGTACACCATGTTGGAGGGCACTGACCCCAATAAGGGCCG gtTAAAGTTCACAGTTGTCAGCGAGCCAATGGACGACGACGAAGAATGTGCGGATGTCGGCTATGCTTTTCTGGATCTGCAGGAGCTGCTGCTGACAGGAAACGATGTCATTGAACGGCAAATTGACA TTGTGCGTGTGGATGAAGAACAGGAGGTGATTGGATTCTTGAAAGTGTCACTGAAGGCAGCGAAAGCCCTGAGCTGTATTTACAAGGAGTTGCACCGGCCAGAGGACGCTGAGGATGACGGCGAGCACGAAGAAAAGCAGGAGGAGAAAGTGGAGCAGATGGAGACAAATCATATTAAAGTCATAGAAAATCATGACAGTGACTTCTAA
- the fam113 gene encoding PC-esterase domain-containing protein 1A: MKLVSHQQVSQLFHNKFIVVLGDSIQRSVYKDLVLLLQKDKYLNLVQLKRRGEMSFEQDCLVEGGCLSQMHNGTGYREVRQYQSAHHLVRFYFVTRIYSDYMKSIVEDFRQGLKPDLVIVNSCVWDISRYTLEWVDKYKDNLKRFFEELLGILPEESLVIWNLAMPLGERIKGGFVVPEQISHKAPHLRHDVIEANFYSGVLASASKVDVLDLHFHFRFALQHRTNDGVHWNALAHRRISTLVSLHAADAWGVELPLPSLEDFPVAHQLPGREGFPEHVVWPPATNWCPHPPFNGFPNFEANPPPPPYWHGAAAFRAPYPNPGPLPNARALRGLTPGYDWPRPYARRTRHARRQYVPYARHMPHLY, from the exons ATGAAGTTAGTGAGCCACCAGCAGGTCAGCCAGCTGTTCCACAACAAATTCATTGTGGTTTTGGGAGACTCCA TTCAGAGGTCCGTCTACAAAGACCTTGTCCTGCTTTTACAGAAGGATAAATACCTCAACTTGGTACAACTTAAACGAAGG GGTGAAATGAGCTTTGAACAGGACTGCCTGGTGGAAGGAGGTTGCCTGAGCCAAATGCACAACGGGACGGGATACCGGGAGGTCCGGCAGTACCAGTCTGCCCACCACCTGGTCCGCTTCTACTTTGTCACGCGCATCTACTCGGACTACATGAAGAGCATCGTGGAGGACTTCCGCCAGGGGCTGAAACCAGATTTGGTCATAGTCAACTCTTGTGTTTGGGATATTTCAAG GTACACTTTAGAATGGGTGGACAAGTACAAAGACAACCTCAAGAGGTTCTTTGAAGAACTGCTTGGGATCCTGCCAGAAGAAAGCTTGGTCATATGGAACCTCGCCATGCCCCTGGGAGAGCGCATCAAAGGGGGGTTTGTGGTCCCTGAG CAGATTTCGCACAAAGCTCCCCATCTACGTCATGACGTGATCGAAGCCAACTTCTACAGCGGAGTCCTGGCTTCCGCCTCCAAGGTGGACGTGCTGGACCTCCACTTCCACTTCCGCTTCGCCCTGCAGCATCGCACCAACGACGGTGTCCACTGGAATGCCCTGGCCCACCGCCGAATAAGCACCTTGGTGTCGCTGCACGCCGCAGACGCCTGGGGCGTGGAGCTGCCACTTCCTTCTCTCG AGGACTTTCCTGTTGCTCATCAGCTGCCGGGCCGGGAAGGTTTTCCCGAACACGTTG TGTGGCCTCCAGCAACCAACTGGTGTCCTCATCCTCCCTTCAACGGCTTTCCAAACTTTGAAGCTAAcccaccgccgccgccgtacTGGCACGGGGCCGCTGCTTTCCGTGCGCCTTACCCTAATCCTGGCCCACTTCCAAACG CCCGTGCGCTGCGTGGGTTAACCCCAGGTTACGACTGGCCCCGCCCGTACGCGAGGAGGACGAGGCACGCCAGACGCCAGTACGTGCCATACGCTCGTCACATGCCCCATCTATATTAA